From Zingiber officinale cultivar Zhangliang chromosome 5B, Zo_v1.1, whole genome shotgun sequence, the proteins below share one genomic window:
- the LOC121986619 gene encoding heme oxygenase 1, chloroplastic-like, with translation MASSTLPISQSQAFCARARLIPASLSGPVHFALPHRHRRDASYRKPLRTMVVTATTAEMPKKRQASRDRSFVDEMWTVAMRLHTKDQAKEGEKESKSPPVAKWEPSIEGYLRFLVDSKIVYDTLETIIQKAAYPWYAEFRSTGLERSEKLAKDLKWFKDQGHTIPEPSSPGVSYSQYLDELSQKDPQAFICHFYNIYFAHSAGGRMIGKKALNLST, from the exons ATGGCCTCCTCCACGCTTCCTATCTCCCAATCCCAAGCTTTCTGTGCTCGAGCACGCCTCATCCCTGCCTCCCTTTCTGGTCCGGTTCATTTCGCCCTCCCTCACCGTCACCGGAGAGACGCCTCCTACCGGAAGCCCCTGCGCACCATGGTCGTCACGGCGACCACCGCAGAGATGCCGAAGAAGCGGCAGGCCTCCCGGGACCGCTCGTTCGTTGACGAGATGTGGACCGTTGCTATGAGGCTGCACACCAAGGATCAGGCGAAGGAAGGCGAGAAGGAGTCTAAATCGCCGCCCGTAGCTAAGTGGGAACCGTCCATCGAGGGCTACCTCCGTTTTCTAGTCGACAGCAAGATCGTTTATGATACCCTCGAAACGATCATCCAGAAGGCCGCCTATCCCTGGT ATGCTGAGTTCAGGAGTACTGGCTTGGAAAGGTCTGAAAAATTAGCTAAAGATCTAAAATGGTTCAAGGACCAAGGGCATACCATTCCCGAGCCTTCTTCTCCTGGTGTTTCTTATTCCCAGTATCTCGACGAGCTATCTCAAAAGGATCCTCAAGCTTTCATCTGCCACTTTTACAATATATACTTTGCTCATAGTGCTGGTGGGCGAATGATTGGAAAAAAG GCACTGAATCTGTCTACTTAG